The following coding sequences are from one Pelmatolapia mariae isolate MD_Pm_ZW linkage group LG4, Pm_UMD_F_2, whole genome shotgun sequence window:
- the LOC134625914 gene encoding choline transporter-like protein 2 isoform X2, with the protein MELEEKSKYGEPRKHDPSFRGPIQNRGCTDIVCCILFIIAILGYIAVGILAWSQGDPRKVIYPTDSRGQFCGQAGTPLEKKPFLFYFNIMKCASPMVLLEFQCPTTQMCVEKCPDKFMTLIKAYAVNSDFAYYKNFCEEGVTNTMGVAEILKQRLCPAMLLPSKPFTRRCFPALGMKGGVITVGNSSTFNDGNEIRNAQDLVAGVQNATVVMEARQVVMKIFEDFTHCWYWILLGLVIAMIISLVFLILLRFLAGIMVWVMIAMLVAVIGYGIFHCYMEYAALKGEAGANVTIKDLGFQTDFTVYLQIRQTWLAFIIILAIVEIIIILLLIFLWKRILIAIALIKEASRAIGHMLCSLFYPLFTFLLLAVVIAYWGVTAVFLSTSNQPIYKIFNETNCDYSRQTCDPANYSTSPMKAQCPDSKCLFAFYGGETPYHKYLIALQFYNVFLFFWCANFVLGLGQMTLAGAFASYYWAAKKPDDIPAFPVFSSLGRSLRYHTGTLAFGSLILSIIQIIRVLLEYLDHKLKGAQNKFAKFLLCCLKCCFWCLEKFVKFLNRNAYIMTAIYGKNFCTSARDAFFLLMRNVIRVAVLDKVTDFILFLGKLLIVGLLGVFSFFFFSGRVKAFQNTAPTLNYYWVPILTMVVCSYLIAHAFFSVYSMCVDTLFLCFLEDLERNDGSPERPYMMPENLLKILKKKNKTDPAQ; encoded by the exons GTGAGCCCAGGAAGCATGACCCGAGCTTCAGGGGCCCAATCCAGAACAG GGGCTGCACAGACATTGTTTGCTGCATTCTGTTCATTATTGCCATACTTGGTTACATTGCAGTGGGAATACTCG CCTGGTCCCAGGGTGACCCAAGAAAGGTGATATACCCCACAGACAGCCGAGGCCAGTTCTGTGGGCAGGCTGGCACTCCACTCGA GAAGAAGCCCTTTTTGTTCTACTTCAACATCATGAAGTGTGCCAGTCCCATGGTGCTGCTGGAGTTCCAGTGCCCAACCACACAG atgtgtgtggagaagtgccCTGATAAGTTCATGACATTAATCAAAGCATACGCTGTCAATAGTGACTTTGCCTACTATAAAAACTTCTGCGAAGAAGGAGTGACCAACACAATG GGTGTTGCAGAAATCCTTAAGCAACGTCTCTGTCCTGCAATGCTGCTTCCCAGCAAACcct TCACCCGCAGGTGCTTCCCAGCTTTGGGCATGAAAGGAGGGGTGATTACTGTGGGAAACAGCTCCACATTTAATGATGGAAATGAAATTAGAAACGCCCAAGACCTTGTTGCTGGTGTACA GAATGCCACTGTGGTAATGGAAGCTCGTCAGGTGGTGATGAAAATCTTTGAGGATTTCACACATTGCTGGTACTGGATCCTCTT GGGATTGGTTATTGCCATGATCATCAGCCTCgtcttcctcatcctcctccgCTTCCTGGCAGGGATCATGGTCTGGGTCATGATTGCCATGTTGGTAGCGGTGATAGGCTATG GTATCTTCCATTGCTACATGGAGTATGCGGCCCTGAAAGGAGAGGCCGGCGCTAATGTGACTATCAAGGATCTGGGCTtccagacagatttcacagtcTACCTGCAAATTAGACAGACCTGGCTGGCCTTCA TTATTATTCTAGCCATTGTGGAGATTATCATCATTTTGCTGCTCATCTTCCTTTGGAAGAGGATCCTCATTGCCATTGCTCTTATTAAAGAAGCCAGCAG AGCAATTGGACATATGTTGTGTTCCCTTTTCTACCCGCTGTTTACATTCCTCCTCCTGGCTGTGGTCATTGCCTACTGGGGAGTAACTGCTGT TTTCTTGTCCACCTCCAATCAGCCTATCTACAAAATCTTCAATGAGACAAATTGTGACTACTCGAGACAAACGTGTGACCCAGCT AACTACTCGACGAGTCCCATGAAAGCCCAGTGTCCTGACTCGAAGTGCCTTTTTGCTTTCTACGGTGGAGAGACCCCTTACCACAAATACCTAATTGCCCTGCAGTTCTACAAcgtcttcctcttcttttggtgTGCCAATTTTGTCTTGGGACTGGGACAGATGACCCTAGCCGGGGCATTTGCTTCTTACTACTGGGCTGCCAAAAAGCCAGATGACATTCCTGctttcccagtgttttcttctcTTGGGAGATCTCTCAG GTATCACACAGGGACTCTGGCATTTGGCTCCCTTATCCTCTCCATCATCCAGATCATCAGGGTTTTGCTGGAGTATCTGGACCACAAGCTGAAAG GAGCCCAAAATAAGTTTGCAAAGTTCCTGTTGTGCTGTCTGAAGTGCTGTTTCTGGTGTCTGGAGAAATTCGTCAAGTTCCTGAACAGAAATGCGTATATTATG ACGGCGATCTATGGCAAAAACTTTTGCACCTCTGCCAGAGATgccttcttcctcctcatgaGGAATGTGATCAG GGTGGCTGTGCTGGATAAAGTGAcagatttcattttgtttttgggcAAACTGCTCATTGTTGGGCTTCTGG GggtcttctccttcttcttcttctctgggaGAGTGAAAGCCTTTCAGAATACAGCTCCAACCCTGAACTACTACTGGGTACCCATCCTG ACTATGGTGGTTTGCTCATACCTCATCGCCCATGCATTCTTCAGCGTGTACTCCATGTGCGTGGACACTCTGTTCCTGTGTTTCT TGGAGGATTTGGAGAGGAATGACGGCAGCCCAGAGAGGCCCTACATGATGCCCGAGAACCTCCTCAAAATcctgaaaaagaagaacaagactGACCCAGCTCAGTAG
- the LOC134625914 gene encoding choline transporter-like protein 2 isoform X1, which translates to MELEEKSKYGEPRKHDPSFRGPIQNRGCTDIVCCILFIIAILGYIAVGILAWSQGDPRKVIYPTDSRGQFCGQAGTPLEKKPFLFYFNIMKCASPMVLLEFQCPTTQMCVEKCPDKFMTLIKAYAVNSDFAYYKNFCEEGVTNTMGVAEILKQRLCPAMLLPSKPFTRRCFPALGMKGGVITVGNSSTFNDGNEIRNAQDLVAGVQNATVVMEARQVVMKIFEDFTHCWYWILLGLVIAMIISLVFLILLRFLAGIMVWVMIAMLVAVIGYGIFHCYMEYAALKGEAGANVTIKDLGFQTDFTVYLQIRQTWLAFIIILAIVEIIIILLLIFLWKRILIAIALIKEASRAIGHMLCSLFYPLFTFLLLAVVIAYWGVTAVFLSTSNQPIYKIFNETNCDYSRQTCDPANYSTSPMKAQCPDSKCLFAFYGGETPYHKYLIALQFYNVFLFFWCANFVLGLGQMTLAGAFASYYWAAKKPDDIPAFPVFSSLGRSLRYHTGTLAFGSLILSIIQIIRVLLEYLDHKLKGAQNKFAKFLLCCLKCCFWCLEKFVKFLNRNAYIMTAIYGKNFCTSARDAFFLLMRNVIRVAVLDKVTDFILFLGKLLIVGLLGVFSFFFFSGRVKAFQNTAPTLNYYWVPILTMVVCSYLIAHAFFSVYSMCVDTLFLCFCEDLERNDGSAARPYYMSPSLREILWKNKEEDPSEPSAQQQHDEDTQLKQEAQEEDMA; encoded by the exons GTGAGCCCAGGAAGCATGACCCGAGCTTCAGGGGCCCAATCCAGAACAG GGGCTGCACAGACATTGTTTGCTGCATTCTGTTCATTATTGCCATACTTGGTTACATTGCAGTGGGAATACTCG CCTGGTCCCAGGGTGACCCAAGAAAGGTGATATACCCCACAGACAGCCGAGGCCAGTTCTGTGGGCAGGCTGGCACTCCACTCGA GAAGAAGCCCTTTTTGTTCTACTTCAACATCATGAAGTGTGCCAGTCCCATGGTGCTGCTGGAGTTCCAGTGCCCAACCACACAG atgtgtgtggagaagtgccCTGATAAGTTCATGACATTAATCAAAGCATACGCTGTCAATAGTGACTTTGCCTACTATAAAAACTTCTGCGAAGAAGGAGTGACCAACACAATG GGTGTTGCAGAAATCCTTAAGCAACGTCTCTGTCCTGCAATGCTGCTTCCCAGCAAACcct TCACCCGCAGGTGCTTCCCAGCTTTGGGCATGAAAGGAGGGGTGATTACTGTGGGAAACAGCTCCACATTTAATGATGGAAATGAAATTAGAAACGCCCAAGACCTTGTTGCTGGTGTACA GAATGCCACTGTGGTAATGGAAGCTCGTCAGGTGGTGATGAAAATCTTTGAGGATTTCACACATTGCTGGTACTGGATCCTCTT GGGATTGGTTATTGCCATGATCATCAGCCTCgtcttcctcatcctcctccgCTTCCTGGCAGGGATCATGGTCTGGGTCATGATTGCCATGTTGGTAGCGGTGATAGGCTATG GTATCTTCCATTGCTACATGGAGTATGCGGCCCTGAAAGGAGAGGCCGGCGCTAATGTGACTATCAAGGATCTGGGCTtccagacagatttcacagtcTACCTGCAAATTAGACAGACCTGGCTGGCCTTCA TTATTATTCTAGCCATTGTGGAGATTATCATCATTTTGCTGCTCATCTTCCTTTGGAAGAGGATCCTCATTGCCATTGCTCTTATTAAAGAAGCCAGCAG AGCAATTGGACATATGTTGTGTTCCCTTTTCTACCCGCTGTTTACATTCCTCCTCCTGGCTGTGGTCATTGCCTACTGGGGAGTAACTGCTGT TTTCTTGTCCACCTCCAATCAGCCTATCTACAAAATCTTCAATGAGACAAATTGTGACTACTCGAGACAAACGTGTGACCCAGCT AACTACTCGACGAGTCCCATGAAAGCCCAGTGTCCTGACTCGAAGTGCCTTTTTGCTTTCTACGGTGGAGAGACCCCTTACCACAAATACCTAATTGCCCTGCAGTTCTACAAcgtcttcctcttcttttggtgTGCCAATTTTGTCTTGGGACTGGGACAGATGACCCTAGCCGGGGCATTTGCTTCTTACTACTGGGCTGCCAAAAAGCCAGATGACATTCCTGctttcccagtgttttcttctcTTGGGAGATCTCTCAG GTATCACACAGGGACTCTGGCATTTGGCTCCCTTATCCTCTCCATCATCCAGATCATCAGGGTTTTGCTGGAGTATCTGGACCACAAGCTGAAAG GAGCCCAAAATAAGTTTGCAAAGTTCCTGTTGTGCTGTCTGAAGTGCTGTTTCTGGTGTCTGGAGAAATTCGTCAAGTTCCTGAACAGAAATGCGTATATTATG ACGGCGATCTATGGCAAAAACTTTTGCACCTCTGCCAGAGATgccttcttcctcctcatgaGGAATGTGATCAG GGTGGCTGTGCTGGATAAAGTGAcagatttcattttgtttttgggcAAACTGCTCATTGTTGGGCTTCTGG GggtcttctccttcttcttcttctctgggaGAGTGAAAGCCTTTCAGAATACAGCTCCAACCCTGAACTACTACTGGGTACCCATCCTG ACTATGGTGGTTTGCTCATACCTCATCGCCCATGCATTCTTCAGCGTGTACTCCATGTGCGTGGACACTCTGTTCCTGTGTTTCT GCGAAGACCTGGAGCGCAATGACGGCTCAGCTGCGAGGCCTTATTACATGTCGCCAAGTCTTCGTGAGATTCTGTGGAAGAACAAGGAGGAGGATCCATCTGAGCCCTCCGCTCAGCAGCAGCACGAtgaagacacccagctgaaacaGGAGGCTCAGGAGGAGGACATGGCTTAG